One region of Opitutaceae bacterium genomic DNA includes:
- a CDS encoding DUF167 domain-containing protein — protein MASPCCRLAIKVVPNASRDSIGEWQGALLKVKLRAPALEGRANEALRQFLSAALGIPPRRITLLQGEKSRQKLVGIEGLSLEETKARLRTD, from the coding sequence ATGGCCTCCCCCTGCTGCCGCCTTGCCATCAAAGTCGTGCCCAACGCGAGTCGCGATTCAATTGGCGAATGGCAGGGGGCGCTGCTCAAGGTCAAGCTGCGCGCACCGGCTCTCGAAGGCCGGGCCAACGAGGCGCTGCGTCAGTTTCTCTCTGCCGCGCTTGGCATTCCGCCGCGCCGGATCACGCTGCTCCAAGGCGAAAAATCCCGCCAGAAACTCGTTGGCATCGAAGGACTCTCCCTCGAGGAAACGAAGGCTCGACTGCGGACGGATTGA
- a CDS encoding peptidyl-prolyl cis-trans isomerase, which translates to MTGSRRKPCASWLSIAALAVLAGSLILVRAQAAGADGKDDFQFANGIAAIVESKIITVEDIRRDIAPLVPEIRRDAKNEQEFNQKLEAAQDEIIQGIIDRELIVKEFRKDEKKRIPESYVDNEVAETQITQFDGDRSKFLAYLRSRGQTLRDYRREVEENIIFGYMRQQQRKSQSTVSPVKIETFYNENKERFFQEDQAHMRLIQFTRRAGQTDAELRTIAQAALDRIHAGEKFEDVAREVSQESRRAKGGDWDWQRRSDLKPEFSDPLFKLKKGETSDIILTPEGAFLLHVDDRKYAGIQPIDDVREQIERILIQQSARVSQERWLERLRRNGYVKHF; encoded by the coding sequence ATGACCGGCTCTCGAAGAAAACCATGCGCATCCTGGCTCAGCATTGCGGCCCTGGCCGTGCTTGCGGGGTCCCTGATTCTTGTCCGGGCCCAGGCTGCGGGGGCGGACGGCAAGGATGACTTTCAGTTTGCAAATGGCATCGCCGCCATTGTGGAGAGCAAGATCATCACGGTGGAGGACATCCGTCGTGACATTGCCCCGCTGGTTCCGGAAATCCGGCGCGATGCCAAGAACGAACAGGAGTTCAACCAGAAGCTTGAGGCGGCGCAGGATGAAATCATCCAGGGAATCATCGATCGCGAGCTGATCGTGAAGGAGTTTCGCAAGGATGAGAAAAAGCGGATCCCGGAGAGTTACGTGGACAACGAGGTTGCGGAGACGCAGATCACCCAGTTCGACGGGGATCGCTCGAAGTTTCTGGCGTACCTGCGCAGCCGCGGCCAGACGCTGCGCGACTACCGCCGCGAAGTGGAGGAGAACATCATATTCGGCTACATGCGCCAGCAGCAGCGCAAGTCGCAAAGCACCGTGAGTCCGGTGAAGATCGAGACCTTCTACAACGAGAACAAGGAGCGGTTTTTCCAGGAGGACCAGGCCCACATGCGCCTGATTCAATTCACACGCAGGGCCGGGCAGACCGATGCGGAACTCCGGACGATTGCGCAGGCCGCGCTCGACCGGATACATGCCGGAGAGAAATTCGAGGACGTCGCCCGCGAAGTCTCGCAGGAGTCGCGACGGGCCAAGGGAGGCGACTGGGACTGGCAGAGACGATCGGACCTGAAGCCGGAATTCAGCGATCCGCTGTTCAAGCTCAAGAAGGGTGAAACGAGCGACATCATCCTTACGCCGGAGGGAGCCTTTCTACTCCACGTGGATGATCGCAAGTATGCCGGCATCCAGCCCATCGACGACGTGCGCGAGCAGATCGAGCGCATTCTCATCCAGCAGAGCGCGCGCGTGTCACAGGAGCGGTGGCTGGAGCGCCTTCGCCGCAACGGCTACGTGAAGCATTTCTAG